The Shinella zoogloeoides genome includes a region encoding these proteins:
- a CDS encoding cytochrome c3 family protein: MARIKAILLWVWTLLTTPAATLSLAFLTLGGFVGGVMFWGAFNTALELTNTEKFCTSCHEMRDNVYQELTNTVHFTNRSGVRASCPDCHVPHQWTDKIARKMQASKEVWGKIFGTINTREKFLDKRLELAKHEWARLKANDSLECRNCHSAVAMDFTKQTQRAADIHAKYLLTGKATCIDCHKGIAHELPNMEGVDPGWKMPKDLEGRELPAASNDAIGDLRRAVASAHGMTTY, encoded by the coding sequence ATGGCGCGCATCAAGGCAATCCTGCTCTGGGTATGGACCCTCTTGACGACGCCGGCGGCAACGCTCAGCCTCGCCTTCCTGACACTCGGCGGCTTCGTCGGCGGCGTCATGTTCTGGGGCGCATTCAACACGGCGCTGGAACTGACCAACACGGAAAAGTTCTGCACCTCCTGTCACGAGATGCGGGACAATGTCTATCAGGAGCTGACCAACACGGTGCACTTCACCAACCGCTCCGGGGTGCGCGCTTCCTGTCCGGATTGTCATGTGCCACACCAGTGGACCGACAAGATCGCCCGCAAGATGCAGGCGTCCAAGGAGGTCTGGGGCAAGATCTTCGGAACGATCAACACGCGCGAGAAATTCCTCGACAAGCGCCTGGAGCTTGCCAAGCACGAATGGGCGCGCCTCAAGGCGAATGACAGCCTTGAATGCCGCAACTGCCATTCCGCCGTCGCGATGGATTTCACCAAGCAGACCCAGCGCGCCGCCGACATCCACGCGAAATATCTGCTGACCGGCAAGGCGACCTGTATCGACTGCCACAAGGGGATCGCGCACGAGCTTCCCAACATGGAAGGGGTCGATCCCGGCTGGAAGATGCCGAAGGACCTCGAGGGCCGGGAACTGCCGGCCGCCTCGAACGATGCCATTGGCGACCTGCGCCGCGCCGTCGCCAGCGCGCATGGCATGACGACGTATTGA
- a CDS encoding nitrate reductase cytochrome c-type subunit — MRSQDRTRRLTPSPGWVFAAIGAAVIATSAMAQMVPQLSGPDGDKMQTLPADPLPKWVIDDVRRMRAYPEQPPIIPHSIDGYQLSVNANRCLSCHKREFSQDAGAPMISITHYMTREGQMLADVSPRRYFCTACHVPQADRKPLVGNTFKDMSELGVTQAGSE; from the coding sequence ATGCGCAGTCAAGATCGAACCCGTCGCCTGACCCCTTCTCCAGGGTGGGTTTTCGCTGCCATCGGCGCAGCCGTCATCGCCACGAGCGCCATGGCGCAGATGGTGCCGCAGCTGTCCGGCCCGGATGGCGACAAGATGCAGACCCTGCCGGCCGATCCGCTGCCGAAATGGGTCATCGACGATGTCCGGCGCATGCGCGCCTATCCTGAGCAGCCGCCGATCATCCCCCATTCGATCGACGGCTACCAGCTCTCGGTCAATGCCAACCGCTGTCTCTCCTGCCACAAGCGCGAGTTCTCGCAGGATGCCGGTGCGCCGATGATCAGCATCACCCATTACATGACCCGCGAGGGCCAGATGCTCGCCGACGTCTCGCCGCGCCGCTATTTCTGCACCGCCTGCCATGTGCCGCAGGCCGACCGCAAGCCGCTCGTCGGCAACACGTTCAAGGACATGAGCGAGCTGGGTGTCACGCAGGCGGGAAGTGAATGA